One Purpureocillium takamizusanense chromosome 1, complete sequence genomic window carries:
- a CDS encoding uncharacterized protein (COG:E~COG:I~EggNog:ENOG503NXPY~TransMembrane:1 (n2-12c17/18o373-394i)) produces the protein MCGITATLVVLLSTAFVAHVVRLNYVMGRTPRAARAHVSEPLTADDIRETYERVRREGIDWRPGLPPRKERRYIVVGGSGTVGGQLALDLLQMGVPPAAIRLMDIRRPARDEFKSGPASEMAFVSTDVTSESDVLRAFGEPWHEAVARLPLTVFHTVALIRPFERSEIFYERCSRVNVAGTANVLAAAQKAGAGIFIYTSSCHAAVRSTGWFFPLWLREPRNFAQVVGDDDFFRPLPRPRDFASNYARSKAEGERLVCGADDADDDGRRGQGMRTAAIRPGNGVYGHKDDVILGRLIRLRRVPTYSAPWVHNWVNVHNVTQAHLRLEDALLGEHASKVAGRPFMVSDEGPGLRFQDVYDILSTTCSTGMRVDYPPPVLLLLLAYAIEAYCLLLARAPPLLRKLLLLLTAGEPREPVLLLQPALFSSSVTSIIDDSAARRTPAQGGLGYAPACTTLEGMCLQVVHWNEWVEEKRHLEEGAVE, from the exons ATGTGTGGCATCacggcgacgctggtggTGCTCCTCTCAACGGCCTTCGTGGCCCATGTGGTGAGGCTCAACTACGTCATGGGACGGACaccgcgcgcggcgcgggcgcacgTGTCGGAGCCGTTGACGGCGGACGACATCCGGGAGACGTACGAGAGGGTCCGACGCGAGGGTATCGACTGGCGCCCGGgactgccgccgcgcaaggaGAGGCGGTACATTGTTGTCGGTGGCTCGG GTACCGTGGGAgggcagctggcgctggacctGCTTCAGATGGGGgtcccgcccgcggcgatcCGGCTCATGGATATACGGCGCCCTGCGCGGGACGAGTTCAAGTCGGGCCCGGCCTCGGAGATGGCCTTTGTGAGTACGGACGTGACGTCTGAGAGCGACGTGTTGCGTGCCTTTGGCGAGCCGTGGCATGAGGCCGtggcccgcctgcccctGACGGTATTCCACACGGTGGCCTTGATCCGGCCGTTTGAACGGAGCGAGATCTTCTACGAGCGATGCTCTCGCGTCAACGTGGCGGGCACGGCAAacgtgctggcggcggcgcaaaaggcgggcgcgggcatcTTCATCTACACGTCGAGCTGCCACGCGGCCGTGCGTAGCACGGGGTGGTTCTTCCCGCTCTGGCTCCGCGAGCCGCGCAACTTTGCGCAGGtggtgggcgacgatgacttCTTCCGGCCCCTGCCACGGCCTCGCGACTTTGCCAGCAACTACGCGCGGTCCAAGGCGGAGGGCGAGCGGCTAGTgtgcggcgccgacgacgccgacgacgacggacggcgaggccaggggatgcggacggcggcgatacGGCCGGGCAACGGAGTGTACGGACACAAGGACGACGTGATCCTGGGGCGCCTGATAAGGCTCCGTCGGGTGCCGACAtactcggcgccgtgggtgCACAACTGGGTCAACGTGCACAACGTGACGCAGGCGCACCTgcggctcgaggacgcgctgctgggcgagcacGCCTCCAAGGTGGCCGGGCGGCCGTTCATGGTGTCAGACGAGGGGCCGGGCCTGCGGTTCCAAGACGTCTACGACATcctgtcgacgacgtgctcgacggggATGCGCGTCGACtacccgccgccggtgctgttgctgctgctcgcgtACGCCATCGAGGCGTACTGCCTGCTCCTGGCGAGGGCGCCCCCTCTGCTCAgaaagctgctgctgctgctcacggCGGGGGAGCCGCGGgagccggtgctgctgctgcagccggcgctgttctcgtcgtcggtgacgtccatcatcgacgactcggcggcacgacggACGCCGGCTCAGGGCGGACTGGGGTACGCGCCGGCGTGcacgacgctcgagggcatgTGTCTGCAGGTGGTGCACTGGAACGAGTGGGTTGAGGAGAAGCGGCATCTGGAGGAGGGAGCCGTGGAGTGA